The Paenibacillus beijingensis nucleotide sequence CCACTGCAAATCGAACGAAGCCACGCGGGATAGGTTCAATTTGCAATTTAGCCAGGCGAGTTTGGCTTCCGCCGTGCCGTATGTCTCGTAATCGAGTTCGCTTAACAGGCTTTGGCCCGACGGCTCGTCCGTCTTTTGAAGCATTTCGAGCCACCCTTCCAAGCCTGAACGGGTCATGGCGGAAGTCTTCAGCATGCGGGCGGTCGGATTCAGGCTCTGCATCTTGTTTTGAACCGTATCCATTACCGCAGCCTCCACGATTTCGCATTTATTGAGCAGAATAATATCGGCTTCCTGAATTTGCTGCGAAAACAAATACCCGATCTCCCATGGGAAAGGCGTGCGCCCCTCCTCCAGTACGAGGTCGGCTCGCTCCGGATCGACCACAATCGTAACCGGGCTTAGTCGGAATTGATTCCCGCTCAGTCTTTGCAGGGGACGGTATACGGTCGCCACCAAATCCGTGCAGCTTCCGACCGCCTCGGCCAGAATCCAGGTCGGATGATACTGCTCCACCGCTTGTTTCATGGTGTCATGCAGATCTTCGAAACGGCAGCAAAAACAGCCGCCTGTAATTTCGGACGTTGCAATGCCGCTTGCCTCCATCATCTCGCTGTCGATCAGATGATCGCCCTGATCATTGGTAATGACGACCACTTTCTCGCCGCTTCGCTCCAAAGCCAAGGCCAGTTCGGAAATCAGGGAAGTTTTCCCGGCACCAAGAAAACCGCCAATCAAGGCCACATTCGTTTTCATAAGTATCCCTCCTGATTGTTTTGGGCAAGATCATCAGCAACAGCAGGACGAGGCATCCACATTTTCCGACTTCATGGCGACCACTTTGACCGACACGACTTCCTGCCCATCCCGGTACAGGACCTTCTTTATATCGCGGAATTCGACACGAGCAAAGCCCGATGAGAGGATAAGCGCTTCGTACTCCTGGGGCGAGAGGGCGACAATGCATTTTTCCCAATCGTCTTGTGCATAGGAAAAGGATTGTTCGGCGTTCTCCAGCAAGGTATCCGAGATCATGAGCATCCCGCCGGGCTTCAGCACTCGGAACGCCTCTGACAGCACTTTCGATTTGTCCTCGAACATGCTGATCACGCAGTTACTGATCGCTATATCCACGGATTGGTCCCGCAAAGGCACTCTGCGGATGTCGCCAACGCGGAATTCCACATTGCCAAGGTTCATTTCGGCGGCGGCTGATCTTGCCGTTTTCACCATATTCGGCGAAGCGTCCACCCCGATGACCTTGCTGTCGGGATACCTTTTGGCACAAAGCAGCGCATCGAGTCCCGCACCGGAACCCAGATCCAGTATGCATTGGTTTGCTGCGACAACCTGGCCTTTCAGCGGAGAACCGCAG carries:
- a CDS encoding methyltransferase domain-containing protein, producing the protein MEVVNGGGGAAAPVDMLVKQRYDRMAVQGSSSLCCSPEESYSPEELASVPAIVRELSSSCGSPLKGQVVAANQCILDLGSGAGLDALLCAKRYPDSKVIGVDASPNMVKTARSAAAEMNLGNVEFRVGDIRRVPLRDQSVDIAISNCVISMFEDKSKVLSEAFRVLKPGGMLMISDTLLENAEQSFSYAQDDWEKCIVALSPQEYEALILSSGFARVEFRDIKKVLYRDGQEVVSVKVVAMKSENVDASSCCC
- a CDS encoding GTP-binding protein, with the protein product MKTNVALIGGFLGAGKTSLISELALALERSGEKVVVITNDQGDHLIDSEMMEASGIATSEITGGCFCCRFEDLHDTMKQAVEQYHPTWILAEAVGSCTDLVATVYRPLQRLSGNQFRLSPVTIVVDPERADLVLEEGRTPFPWEIGYLFSQQIQEADIILLNKCEIVEAAVMDTVQNKMQSLNPTARMLKTSAMTRSGLEGWLEMLQKTDEPSGQSLLSELDYETYGTAEAKLAWLNCKLNLSRVASFDLQWFMTEYASLLSSRFTEHSFEAAHVKLMGFSGNMFVKGSLTASGRDWQWTSSNLQEVLGATVLVNARICADTKELADMVIQCAKEVSNQLALRCELVELQSFNPSPPVPTYRDN